In a single window of the Natronosalvus caseinilyticus genome:
- a CDS encoding GNAT family N-acetyltransferase — protein MVIATDQHRRSSPPTTFTDRAERSITVDAYAGGREPLVEMYTHFDDESRSQGLPPRGEPRVREWIDGLLDQGLHVVARHRGDVVGHAVLVPFDDRAELAIFVRPAYQSAGIGTQLIGRLLEYGRENGVTNVWLTVDRNNRIAMNLYRSAGFETTARNRGDYEMERYL, from the coding sequence ATGGTCATCGCCACCGATCAGCACCGACGATCCTCGCCCCCGACGACGTTTACGGATCGCGCAGAGCGATCGATCACCGTCGACGCGTACGCTGGCGGCCGCGAACCGCTGGTCGAGATGTACACCCACTTCGACGACGAATCGCGATCACAGGGGCTTCCACCGCGGGGCGAGCCCCGGGTACGCGAGTGGATCGACGGACTCCTGGACCAGGGGCTCCACGTCGTCGCGCGCCATCGAGGCGACGTGGTCGGTCATGCCGTCCTGGTTCCGTTCGACGACCGGGCCGAGCTGGCGATCTTCGTCCGGCCGGCGTACCAGTCGGCGGGGATCGGGACGCAACTCATCGGTCGTTTGCTCGAGTACGGTCGGGAAAACGGCGTGACCAACGTCTGGCTGACCGTCGACCGGAACAATCGCATCGCGATGAACCTCTACCGATCGGCCGGGTTCGAGACGACGGCGCGCAACCGTGGCGACTACGAGATGGAACGGTACCTGTGA
- a CDS encoding transcription initiation factor IIB: MIRPTREREQSATSATKETDSTQSTVKQCPECESESLVTSDGGSEISCERCGLIVEESRIDRGPEWRAFNAAERDSKSRVGAPTTQTMHDKGLTTAIDWKDKDAYGRSLSSEKRSQMHRLRKWQERIRTKDAGERNLQFALSEIDRMSSAMGIPRSVREVACMLYRRALQEDLIRGRSIEGVATSALYAACRIEGIPRSLEEVAAVSRVDRKEIGRTYRYVAQELGLGMEPVDPKKYVPRFCSELELSEEVQAKANEIIDVTAEKGLLSGKSPTGYAAAAIYAASLLCNEKKTQREVANVAQVTEVTIRNRYQEQIEAVGLY, translated from the coding sequence ATGATACGCCCCACCCGCGAACGAGAGCAATCCGCGACGTCGGCGACGAAAGAAACGGACTCGACTCAGTCGACGGTCAAACAGTGTCCGGAGTGTGAGTCCGAGTCGCTCGTCACGAGCGATGGGGGGAGCGAAATCAGTTGCGAGCGGTGTGGGCTGATCGTCGAGGAATCCCGGATCGACCGCGGGCCGGAGTGGCGGGCGTTCAACGCAGCCGAGCGCGACAGCAAGTCGCGTGTCGGCGCACCGACGACCCAGACGATGCACGACAAGGGGCTGACGACGGCCATCGACTGGAAGGACAAGGACGCCTACGGCCGCTCGCTCTCCTCGGAGAAACGAAGTCAGATGCATCGCCTGCGCAAGTGGCAAGAGCGCATCCGGACCAAGGACGCGGGCGAGCGCAACCTGCAGTTCGCCCTCTCCGAGATCGACCGGATGTCCTCGGCGATGGGCATTCCACGATCCGTCCGCGAGGTCGCCTGCATGCTCTATCGCCGAGCGCTCCAGGAGGACCTCATCCGCGGGCGGTCCATCGAGGGCGTCGCCACCTCGGCGCTGTACGCCGCCTGCCGAATCGAGGGCATCCCGCGGAGCCTCGAGGAGGTCGCCGCCGTCTCGCGGGTCGACCGCAAGGAGATCGGTCGTACCTACCGTTACGTGGCTCAGGAACTCGGCCTGGGCATGGAGCCCGTCGACCCGAAGAAGTACGTTCCCCGATTCTGTTCGGAACTCGAGCTCTCCGAGGAGGTCCAGGCGAAGGCCAACGAGATCATCGACGTCACCGCCGAGAAGGGGCTTCTCTCCGGAAAATCGCCGACGGGTTACGCTGCCGCGGCCATCTACGCCGCCTCGCTGCTCTGCAACGAGAAGAAGACCCAGCGAGAGGTCGCCAACGTCGCGCAGGTGACCGAGGTGACGATCCGCAACCGATACCAGGAGCAGATCGAGGCGGTCGGACTGTACTGA
- the ftsZ gene encoding cell division protein FtsZ, with amino-acid sequence MDSIVENAIDEAEEDAAEGVPGAEEPHEGGADAGANSGTMTDDELLDVLDDLQTNITVVGCGGAGGNTVDRMNEEGIHGAKLVAANTDVQHLVEIDADTKILMGEQKTSGRGAGSLPQVGEEAALESQQDIYDAIDGADMVFVTAGLGGGTGTGSAPVVAKAARESGALTISIVTTPFTAEGEVRRTNAEAGLERLRDVSDTVIVVPNDRLLDSVGKLPVRQAFKVSDEVLMRSVKGITELITKPGLVNLDFADVRTVMERGGVAMIGLGESDSEAKAEDSVKTALRSPLLDVDISGANSALVNVTGGNDMSIEEAEGVVEEIYDRIDPDARIIWGTSIDETLEGSMRTMIVVTGVESPQIYGRPNGEAVQPEGDDIDFVD; translated from the coding sequence ATGGACTCAATTGTCGAAAATGCCATCGACGAGGCCGAGGAGGACGCCGCCGAGGGCGTCCCCGGGGCCGAGGAACCCCACGAGGGCGGGGCCGACGCTGGCGCGAACTCCGGAACGATGACCGACGACGAACTGCTCGACGTGCTCGACGACCTCCAAACGAACATCACGGTCGTCGGCTGCGGCGGTGCGGGCGGCAACACCGTCGATCGGATGAACGAGGAGGGCATCCACGGCGCGAAACTGGTCGCCGCCAACACCGACGTCCAGCACCTCGTCGAGATCGACGCCGACACCAAGATCCTGATGGGCGAGCAGAAGACGTCGGGCCGCGGCGCCGGCTCGCTCCCGCAGGTCGGCGAGGAAGCCGCCCTCGAGAGCCAGCAGGACATCTACGACGCGATCGACGGCGCCGACATGGTGTTCGTCACGGCCGGATTGGGCGGCGGTACCGGCACCGGTTCGGCCCCCGTCGTGGCCAAGGCGGCCCGCGAGTCCGGCGCACTGACGATTTCGATCGTTACGACGCCCTTTACCGCAGAGGGCGAGGTCCGGCGAACGAACGCCGAGGCCGGCCTCGAGCGCCTGCGGGACGTCTCCGATACCGTCATCGTCGTTCCGAACGACCGACTGCTCGACTCGGTCGGCAAACTCCCCGTCCGCCAGGCGTTCAAGGTCAGCGACGAGGTCCTGATGCGCTCGGTCAAGGGTATCACCGAACTCATCACCAAACCCGGTCTGGTCAACCTCGACTTCGCCGACGTCCGCACCGTGATGGAGCGCGGCGGCGTCGCCATGATCGGTCTCGGGGAGTCCGATTCAGAGGCGAAAGCCGAGGACTCCGTGAAGACAGCGCTTCGATCGCCCCTGCTCGACGTCGACATCTCCGGCGCGAACTCCGCGCTCGTCAACGTCACCGGTGGCAACGACATGTCCATCGAGGAGGCAGAAGGCGTCGTCGAAGAGATCTACGACCGGATCGACCCCGACGCCCGCATCATCTGGGGGACCTCGATCGACGAGACCCTCGAGGGCTCGATGCGCACAATGATCGTCGTCACCGGCGTCGAATCCCCGCAGATCTACGGCCGACCGAACGGCGAGGCCGTCCAGCCCGAGGGCGACGACATCGACTTCGTCGACTGA
- a CDS encoding carbohydrate kinase family protein encodes MVTVLTAGHVNWDVTLRVDRFPEPDGEAAIRSQRQSGGGSAANVAAALATLEVEAGLVGSVGDDDNGLLARRELEAAGVDLEGVRIIEGADTAVKYILVDDDGEVAVLGNDGVNEAVRPSDLDPNRIERVDHVHLTSQRPDTAGRLASLASDAGVTVSIDPGRRLAERDYDEALAHADVIFANDREVEAMIEETYPTSDFSDRILAVKYGSDGAEVHTPGGSVHHPGFDIEAVDTTGAGDAFAAGFLATYLETDDVERILEFANACGALAASVEGARCAPTVDAVEALLDDARTR; translated from the coding sequence ATGGTCACCGTACTCACCGCCGGCCACGTCAACTGGGACGTCACCCTCCGCGTCGACCGCTTCCCCGAACCCGACGGCGAGGCCGCCATCCGCTCGCAACGCCAGTCCGGCGGCGGAAGCGCCGCGAACGTCGCCGCCGCGCTCGCCACCCTCGAGGTCGAGGCCGGCCTCGTCGGGAGCGTCGGCGACGACGACAACGGCCTCCTCGCCAGGCGCGAACTCGAGGCCGCGGGCGTCGATCTCGAGGGCGTTCGGATCATCGAGGGCGCCGACACCGCGGTCAAGTACATCCTGGTCGACGACGACGGCGAGGTGGCCGTCCTCGGGAACGACGGGGTCAACGAGGCCGTTCGGCCGTCCGATCTGGACCCAAACCGCATCGAGCGCGTCGATCACGTGCACCTGACGAGCCAGCGACCGGATACGGCCGGCCGCCTCGCCAGTCTTGCCAGCGACGCCGGCGTGACCGTCAGCATCGATCCCGGACGGCGGCTGGCCGAACGCGACTACGACGAGGCACTGGCCCACGCGGACGTGATCTTCGCGAACGACCGGGAGGTCGAGGCGATGATCGAGGAGACCTACCCCACGTCGGACTTCAGCGACCGTATCCTGGCCGTCAAGTACGGCAGTGACGGGGCCGAAGTCCACACGCCTGGAGGATCGGTTCACCACCCCGGGTTCGACATCGAAGCCGTCGACACGACGGGTGCCGGCGACGCGTTCGCGGCTGGCTTTCTCGCGACGTACCTCGAGACCGACGACGTCGAACGGATCCTCGAGTTCGCGAACGCCTGTGGCGCGCTCGCGGCGAGCGTCGAGGGGGCACGGTGTGCGCCGACGGTTGATGCAGTCGAGGCGCTACTCGACGACGCCCGCACCCGCTGA
- a CDS encoding DUF63 family protein, which produces MVVPEGFVLPPWYVVVPLAVVLLGTVALLWVLAPPVTDETVMAFVPWMMLGSTLYVLYQLEQFPASLEALFSAPTVYVTTATVAGLTWIAGSFLYAAGLQRSIERFVGIVGTGFAVVFATFTVLIGWQMGTFEPFWPVITVVVTGVVAAIAWVALSLWLTDVAAVTGVTGALVVFAHALDGVSTAIGYDVLGVREDVPASAFILEVGEMLPTAGYIGGGWLFVLVKVVLALIIVSLFEEYVREEPRQARIVLGLIAAVGLGPGVHNVLLFTVGVGA; this is translated from the coding sequence ATGGTAGTACCCGAGGGATTCGTCTTGCCGCCGTGGTACGTGGTGGTGCCGCTGGCGGTGGTGCTTCTGGGGACCGTCGCGCTCCTGTGGGTGCTGGCGCCGCCGGTGACCGACGAGACGGTGATGGCGTTCGTCCCGTGGATGATGCTGGGGTCGACGCTGTACGTCCTGTACCAGCTCGAGCAGTTTCCCGCGAGCCTCGAGGCACTGTTCAGTGCGCCGACGGTGTACGTGACCACGGCGACGGTTGCCGGGTTGACCTGGATCGCCGGCAGCTTTCTGTATGCCGCCGGCTTGCAACGATCGATCGAACGCTTCGTCGGCATCGTCGGAACCGGCTTCGCCGTCGTCTTCGCCACGTTCACCGTGCTGATCGGCTGGCAGATGGGGACATTCGAACCCTTCTGGCCGGTGATCACCGTCGTCGTCACCGGCGTCGTCGCCGCCATCGCCTGGGTGGCCCTCAGCCTCTGGCTGACCGACGTCGCGGCCGTGACGGGGGTGACCGGCGCGCTGGTCGTCTTCGCCCACGCCCTCGACGGCGTGTCGACGGCGATCGGCTACGACGTCCTCGGCGTCCGCGAGGACGTCCCCGCCTCGGCGTTCATCCTCGAGGTGGGCGAGATGCTCCCGACGGCGGGGTACATCGGTGGCGGCTGGCTGTTCGTCCTCGTGAAGGTCGTCCTCGCGCTGATCATCGTCTCGCTGTTCGAGGAGTACGTTCGCGAGGAGCCCCGCCAGGCCCGAATCGTCCTCGGATTGATCGCAGCCGTCGGACTCGGTCCCGGTGTCCACAACGTCCTCCTGTTTACCGTGGGCGTGGGGGCGTGA
- a CDS encoding helix-turn-helix transcriptional regulator, which yields MNTRSAEANTEDVLVELIRRHDVFDVLADEPLEKPELAAALEVSPATAHRILASFREKDWIQRTPRGYTLTQFGEALGRATATYQSTVAETHRLAPLYDVVTAAAPSAPIDFAWFEDATVTTVEPHDPYRPLNRFIELLEDTSAIRGFDTTSVSPTYVEDVYDRIADGLPVELVYDQAVVERLATEYTDLATDAFERDNFTLWVREEVPFGLALFDDRVGIGGYDDETGLLEVFVDTDNEDAYAWGEQVFNRYREDADRLV from the coding sequence ATGAATACCCGTTCGGCCGAAGCGAACACCGAGGACGTGCTCGTCGAACTGATCCGGCGACACGACGTTTTCGACGTACTGGCCGACGAACCCCTCGAGAAACCCGAACTCGCCGCAGCGCTCGAGGTTTCGCCGGCGACCGCCCATCGAATTCTCGCGTCGTTCCGGGAGAAGGATTGGATCCAACGGACGCCGCGTGGGTACACACTAACCCAGTTCGGCGAGGCACTGGGACGAGCCACCGCGACCTACCAGTCGACAGTCGCCGAGACGCACCGACTGGCTCCACTGTACGACGTGGTCACGGCCGCCGCGCCATCGGCGCCTATCGACTTCGCGTGGTTCGAGGACGCGACCGTCACCACTGTCGAGCCCCACGATCCATACCGCCCGCTGAATCGGTTCATCGAACTGCTCGAGGACACCTCCGCGATCCGCGGGTTCGACACGACGTCTGTCTCGCCAACCTACGTCGAGGACGTCTACGACCGCATCGCGGACGGGTTGCCGGTCGAACTCGTCTACGACCAGGCGGTCGTCGAACGGCTAGCGACCGAGTACACCGACCTCGCGACCGACGCGTTCGAGCGGGACAACTTCACGCTCTGGGTCCGCGAGGAGGTCCCGTTCGGTCTCGCGCTGTTCGACGATCGGGTCGGAATCGGAGGGTACGACGACGAGACGGGGCTCCTCGAGGTGTTCGTCGACACCGATAACGAGGACGCGTACGCGTGGGGAGAACAGGTGTTCAATCGCTATCGGGAAGATGCAGACCGTCTCGTCTGA
- a CDS encoding HalOD1 output domain-containing protein: MNERTVGAVRSRGTGARHHVRYERDDDEPLSVATASAIAMYRAEEVLSSSTQLYEYVDPEALDALFADRHDGTPREAGRITIDLPDGLVVITSTSIHVTPDDERQEITS; encoded by the coding sequence ATGAACGAACGAACAGTAGGGGCCGTTCGCTCCCGGGGGACTGGGGCACGACATCACGTTCGGTACGAGCGGGACGACGACGAGCCACTGAGCGTGGCCACGGCGTCCGCAATTGCGATGTACAGGGCCGAAGAGGTACTTTCGTCGTCGACACAGCTGTACGAGTACGTCGACCCGGAGGCACTCGATGCGCTGTTCGCAGACAGGCACGACGGGACGCCTCGCGAAGCGGGCCGAATCACGATCGATCTCCCCGACGGGCTGGTCGTCATCACGTCGACGTCCATTCACGTCACGCCCGACGACGAGCGACAAGAGATTACGTCGTAA
- a CDS encoding DUF7518 family protein — protein sequence MPKNRVERLEATVKELESTVEGLTEELVESKERIRVLEAELDTEIPTRVPERRQSADVEAETEGDETPEAAQNDVAEAAAEADGVEEEDEALEGEPEDSGTDDIIVA from the coding sequence ATGCCGAAAAACCGCGTCGAGCGACTCGAGGCGACCGTGAAGGAACTCGAGTCCACCGTGGAGGGACTGACCGAAGAACTCGTCGAATCGAAAGAACGGATCCGCGTGCTCGAGGCCGAGTTGGATACCGAAATCCCGACGCGCGTCCCGGAGCGACGCCAGTCGGCTGACGTCGAGGCCGAGACCGAGGGCGACGAGACGCCGGAAGCCGCCCAGAACGACGTCGCCGAGGCGGCCGCGGAAGCCGACGGCGTCGAGGAAGAAGACGAAGCGCTCGAGGGCGAACCAGAAGACTCAGGTACCGACGACATTATTGTCGCATAA
- a CDS encoding D-aminoacyl-tRNA deacylase: MIAIVESRADRASSHICSHLRELSDWEERVDPETPDAEGGDTYYRTDGAELRSFEALHLDLERLVDAFDVDPEPDLLVFASRHSGNTGPLLTAHSTGNFGPAEYGGEPNAVAEAAPNALAELLEAFDRHAPEGYDTGLECTHHGPTDVGCPSLFAELGSDDAQWDDPEGARAVAKAILELRDIAPHRRRTFVGFGGNHYVPRFERIARETPWAVGHVAADWALEAMGDPADHREVIEAAFDASDADHAVLDGEWPALEATIEDLGYRVVSETWLREVGDRPLDLVDAVESRLGAVDDGVRFGSSRADEFAVVELPTELLEAAEAVDAEAVRASLESTAVAFETRNGGSRVGGRAAFPATSAAGEGPLESIVRTAAAVLEDRYEAVDVRERAVVVREVAFDPALAREAGVPEGPKFGRLSAGEDVTVDGRPVRAEDVSRERSKSFPWNRLEDEK, encoded by the coding sequence GTGATCGCAATCGTCGAGAGCCGCGCCGACCGCGCCTCGAGCCACATCTGCTCCCACCTCCGCGAGCTGAGTGACTGGGAGGAACGCGTCGATCCGGAGACGCCCGACGCCGAGGGCGGCGACACCTACTACCGCACCGATGGCGCCGAGTTGCGGTCGTTCGAAGCCCTCCATCTGGACCTCGAACGGCTCGTCGACGCCTTCGACGTCGACCCCGAGCCCGACCTGCTCGTCTTCGCCTCGCGCCACTCTGGGAACACCGGCCCGCTGCTGACGGCCCACTCGACTGGCAACTTCGGCCCTGCGGAGTACGGCGGGGAGCCGAACGCCGTCGCCGAGGCGGCGCCGAACGCCCTCGCCGAACTCCTCGAGGCGTTCGACCGCCACGCGCCCGAGGGGTACGACACTGGCCTCGAGTGCACCCACCACGGCCCGACCGACGTCGGCTGTCCCTCGCTGTTCGCGGAACTGGGAAGCGACGACGCACAGTGGGACGACCCCGAGGGTGCTCGTGCCGTCGCGAAGGCCATTCTCGAGTTGCGGGACATCGCCCCGCACCGGCGACGGACCTTCGTCGGCTTCGGCGGCAACCACTACGTCCCCCGGTTCGAACGGATCGCCAGGGAGACGCCGTGGGCCGTCGGCCACGTCGCCGCCGACTGGGCACTCGAGGCGATGGGCGACCCGGCCGACCACCGTGAGGTTATCGAGGCGGCGTTCGACGCGAGCGACGCCGATCACGCCGTCCTCGACGGCGAGTGGCCCGCCCTCGAGGCCACGATCGAGGACCTCGGCTACCGCGTCGTGAGCGAAACCTGGCTTCGCGAGGTCGGCGACCGGCCCCTGGACCTCGTCGACGCGGTCGAGTCCAGACTGGGAGCCGTCGACGACGGCGTTCGCTTCGGGTCCAGCCGAGCGGACGAATTCGCGGTCGTCGAGCTGCCTACGGAACTGCTCGAGGCCGCGGAAGCCGTCGACGCAGAGGCCGTTCGAGCGAGCCTCGAGTCCACTGCGGTCGCGTTCGAGACGCGAAACGGCGGGAGCCGAGTCGGGGGACGAGCCGCCTTTCCCGCTACCTCCGCCGCTGGTGAGGGCCCGCTCGAGTCCATCGTTCGCACGGCTGCGGCGGTACTCGAGGACCGCTACGAGGCCGTCGACGTCCGCGAGCGAGCCGTGGTCGTCCGCGAGGTGGCCTTCGATCCGGCGCTCGCTCGCGAGGCGGGCGTCCCGGAGGGCCCGAAGTTCGGACGACTGTCAGCGGGTGAGGACGTGACCGTCGATGGGCGGCCCGTTCGGGCCGAGGACGTCTCTCGAGAACGGAGCAAATCGTTCCCGTGGAACCGTCTCGAGGACGAGAAGTAA
- a CDS encoding nucleoside phosphorylase — protein MATQPHLLVDDGDVHDIALIPGDPGRVDRIASHCDESETIAQNREYKVVNAVYDDRELTICSTGIGCPSAAIALEELSNVGVETFVRVGTTGALQQEIEIGDMIVATGAAKNEGTSKRYEDVEYPAVPDYEVLTALVDGAEENGEDVHVGPIASDDAYYAETDEYVENWEAADLLSVEMEAAAVFTLARRKGLRAGAICTVDGNLVKGTQKGTDTEDNELPEKAKNNVARAIDIALEATTNL, from the coding sequence ATGGCAACCCAACCGCACCTGCTCGTCGACGACGGTGACGTCCACGACATCGCGCTGATTCCGGGCGACCCGGGACGCGTCGACCGCATCGCGAGTCACTGCGACGAATCCGAGACGATCGCTCAGAACCGCGAGTACAAGGTCGTCAACGCCGTCTACGACGACCGCGAACTGACCATCTGTTCGACCGGCATCGGCTGCCCCTCGGCGGCCATCGCGCTCGAGGAACTGTCGAACGTCGGCGTCGAGACGTTCGTCCGCGTCGGAACGACCGGTGCTCTCCAGCAAGAGATCGAGATTGGCGACATGATCGTCGCGACCGGCGCCGCCAAGAACGAGGGCACCTCGAAACGCTACGAGGACGTGGAGTACCCGGCCGTGCCGGACTACGAGGTTCTCACGGCGCTGGTCGACGGCGCGGAGGAAAACGGCGAGGACGTCCACGTCGGCCCCATCGCCAGCGACGACGCCTACTACGCCGAGACGGACGAGTACGTCGAGAACTGGGAGGCCGCCGACCTGCTCTCGGTCGAGATGGAAGCCGCGGCCGTGTTCACCCTCGCGCGACGCAAGGGGCTCCGCGCCGGCGCCATCTGCACCGTTGACGGGAACCTCGTGAAGGGCACCCAGAAGGGGACCGACACCGAGGACAACGAACTGCCCGAGAAGGCCAAAAACAACGTCGCTCGAGCGATCGACATCGCGCTCGAGGCGACGACAAACCTGTAG
- a CDS encoding 2Fe-2S iron-sulfur cluster-binding protein, which translates to MTEYTVEFVGTGETITCSDTQTILSRCLEEGIAQEYSCRVGMCLACSAEILEGEVTQPAARGLTEEEAENYALTCMARPQSDLRLERGKYPPSIEADLETGGSSDTAPADD; encoded by the coding sequence ATGACCGAGTACACCGTCGAATTCGTCGGCACAGGCGAGACGATCACCTGCTCCGACACGCAGACGATTCTCAGTCGCTGTCTCGAGGAAGGAATCGCCCAGGAGTACTCCTGCCGCGTCGGGATGTGCCTGGCGTGTTCGGCGGAGATTCTCGAGGGCGAGGTCACTCAGCCGGCGGCCCGCGGGTTGACTGAGGAAGAGGCGGAAAACTACGCGCTGACCTGCATGGCTCGACCCCAGTCTGATCTGCGACTCGAGCGTGGGAAGTATCCGCCGAGCATCGAGGCCGATCTCGAAACCGGTGGCTCGAGCGATACGGCCCCGGCGGACGATTGA
- a CDS encoding ribose 1,5-bisphosphate isomerase translates to MSNETPDVAPVVEETATDIADMEVRGAATIADAAAAALAAQAERSEADSPEAFREELEAAASALYETRPTAVSLPNALRYVLRGVEGETVAAMRESTVARAEAFQADLEQAQETLGEVGANRLRDGDVVMTHCHSTDALACVEAAVEDGKHIEAIVKETRPRLQGHITASELRSMGVPVTLIVDNAARRYLDEADHVLVGADSIAADGSVINKIGTSGLAVNARERGVPVMVAAQSIKLHPDTMTGHTVEIEMRDEREVLEETAYADVAADGDVPDDGLTVENPAFDVTPPRHVDAIVTEHGQYPPESIVMLMRDLFGETTTDPWAV, encoded by the coding sequence ATGAGCAACGAGACGCCCGACGTCGCCCCCGTCGTCGAGGAGACGGCAACCGACATCGCCGACATGGAGGTTCGCGGCGCCGCGACCATCGCCGACGCCGCGGCGGCCGCCCTCGCCGCCCAGGCCGAACGCTCCGAGGCGGACTCGCCGGAAGCGTTCCGCGAAGAACTCGAGGCCGCGGCTTCGGCGCTGTACGAGACGCGACCGACCGCGGTGAGCCTGCCAAACGCCCTGCGGTACGTCCTCCGTGGCGTCGAGGGCGAGACCGTCGCAGCCATGCGCGAGTCGACGGTCGCTCGCGCCGAGGCGTTCCAGGCGGACCTCGAGCAGGCCCAGGAGACCCTCGGTGAGGTCGGCGCGAACCGGCTACGCGACGGCGACGTCGTCATGACCCACTGCCACTCGACGGACGCGCTCGCCTGCGTCGAGGCCGCCGTCGAGGACGGCAAGCACATCGAGGCAATCGTCAAGGAGACCCGGCCGCGCCTCCAGGGGCACATCACCGCCAGTGAGTTGCGCTCGATGGGCGTCCCCGTCACGTTGATCGTCGACAACGCCGCCCGCCGGTACCTCGACGAGGCCGACCACGTACTCGTCGGGGCCGACAGCATCGCCGCCGACGGCAGCGTCATCAACAAGATCGGCACCAGCGGCCTGGCCGTCAACGCCCGGGAGCGCGGCGTGCCGGTGATGGTCGCCGCCCAGTCGATCAAACTCCACCCCGACACGATGACCGGCCACACCGTCGAAATCGAGATGCGTGACGAGCGGGAAGTGCTCGAGGAGACGGCTTACGCGGACGTCGCGGCCGACGGCGACGTTCCCGACGACGGCCTCACCGTCGAGAACCCGGCGTTCGACGTGACCCCGCCCCGCCACGTCGACGCCATCGTCACCGAGCACGGGCAGTACCCGCCCGAGAGCATCGTGATGCTCATGCGCGACCTCTTCGGCGAGACGACGACCGATCCCTGGGCGGTCTGA